In one window of Tenacibaculum mesophilum DNA:
- a CDS encoding ShlB/FhaC/HecB family hemolysin secretion/activation protein, whose amino-acid sequence MNFTKFCMYLTIIVVVSACASYKAKYADKTSPKTIQINKELLHSFYLIGDAGNAEMGQTTPTLTYFQKELTKAPKKSTTLFLGDNIYPYGIPSKEHKDRALAEHRLQTQIDALKDFKGNTIFIPGNHDWYNGVDGLKEQERLVEKALGKNSFLPEGGCGLDKVKINDDLTLILIDSRWFIMNWDKEPKMNDNCDIKTREHFIQELSSLFKKNRYKNVVVAVHHPLYSNGPHGGSFSVKDHMSPLPVLGTLKNALRSHVGIQTDIFNKSYSDFVTQIQTVSNDFTDNVVFVSGHDHNLQYIEQNGFKQVISGSGSKQSAALVGYGAQFTYGNHGYAKLNYYKDGSAVIEYYAANTTDGHKLLFSKEIVKPKQTKKYTSFPEYEEHKKFVETSIYPPESTEVSGFHKFMWGDLNRDKYGKTVRVPVLELENVYGGLTPIRRGGGNQTNSLRLENPDGKQYVLRSMVKDGSRIMGGILKGTFLVDVVQDIFTMSHPYAAFVLPDMAESVNIYHTNPKLYYMPKQPALGKHNDIFGGQLYLLEERPADDRSELDNFGNSDDIISTFDVLEKIRKNGKHSIDQEWVIRSRLFDMVIGDWDRHEDQWRWASFKTKDGKKYYRPIPRDRDQPFSKFDGVMIPLFQQFAPLVRNMQTFDNDIKNMKWYNNYARFFDAAFLNELTLDDWNKQAKYIQQHLTDEVIEKSIQQLPKVIYDIDGKETIAKIKARRDKLKEIAKRYYTKLNKVVHVVGTDKDDKFIIKRLNDEETSVVVFRKDNEIYNRVFKTKETKEIQLYGLNGDDEFLISGDVHDGILLRIIGGQNHDVYTDKSSVAGWGKKTKIYDFKSKKNTINPSSETADLRSNSYFKNTYDAHDINNNTTVVYPSLGSNPDDGFFFGASVTHTQQGFKKQPFASQHTLAANYYSATSGYDLEYNGEFTELIGNWSLHLRAKATSDNYSFNFFGWGNESIYDQSFNLDHYRVKKEEISFSPSLLKRLRGGSTFKISGLFEAIEIEDTPGRFINNFDNQPTAIFDTNYFWGGELNFNHNRVDNSSFPTKGMNFDLAVGAKANLDDFDRRFGYIKSSLAMYQNLVFNRSLVFASEVGTQINVGNRFEIYQAATLGGDRNLRGFNRERFSGTESFYHSNDLRLRFGRIHTGVIPIKVGITGGFDYGRVWSPYSPNSTKWHTSYGGSFWLSGIDLFTANISYFRGTSQEDRVAFSIGFSF is encoded by the coding sequence ATGAACTTTACCAAGTTTTGCATGTATCTAACTATAATTGTTGTAGTTAGTGCTTGTGCATCCTATAAAGCTAAGTACGCAGATAAGACTTCACCAAAAACAATTCAAATAAATAAAGAATTGTTACACTCCTTTTATTTAATTGGAGACGCTGGTAATGCCGAAATGGGACAAACAACTCCTACCTTAACTTATTTTCAAAAAGAATTAACCAAAGCTCCTAAAAAATCAACTACATTATTTTTAGGAGATAACATTTACCCTTACGGAATACCAAGTAAAGAACACAAAGATAGAGCCTTGGCAGAGCATCGTTTACAAACACAAATTGACGCTCTGAAAGACTTTAAAGGAAATACAATTTTTATTCCTGGAAATCACGACTGGTATAATGGTGTTGATGGCTTAAAAGAGCAGGAGCGATTGGTTGAAAAAGCTTTAGGTAAAAACTCCTTTTTACCTGAAGGTGGTTGTGGACTAGACAAAGTAAAAATTAACGATGACCTTACTTTAATTCTTATTGATAGTCGTTGGTTTATTATGAACTGGGACAAAGAGCCAAAAATGAACGATAACTGCGACATTAAAACTCGTGAACACTTTATTCAAGAGCTTTCTAGTTTATTTAAAAAAAATAGATATAAAAATGTTGTAGTAGCTGTACACCATCCTTTATATAGTAATGGTCCACATGGAGGAAGTTTTTCTGTAAAAGATCACATGAGTCCACTACCTGTTCTAGGTACTTTAAAAAATGCGTTACGTTCACACGTAGGTATACAAACCGATATTTTTAATAAAAGTTATAGTGACTTTGTTACTCAAATACAAACAGTATCTAATGATTTCACAGACAATGTTGTATTTGTTTCTGGTCACGATCACAACTTACAATACATAGAACAAAACGGGTTTAAACAAGTAATTAGTGGCTCGGGTTCAAAGCAATCAGCTGCTTTGGTTGGTTATGGAGCTCAATTTACCTATGGTAATCATGGATATGCTAAATTAAATTACTACAAAGATGGTTCAGCTGTTATTGAATACTATGCTGCCAATACCACAGATGGTCACAAACTTTTATTCAGTAAAGAAATTGTAAAACCAAAACAAACAAAAAAATATACTAGCTTTCCTGAATACGAAGAGCATAAGAAATTTGTAGAAACCTCAATTTATCCTCCAGAATCCACAGAGGTTAGTGGTTTTCATAAATTTATGTGGGGAGATTTAAACAGAGATAAGTACGGAAAAACAGTAAGAGTTCCTGTTTTGGAGTTAGAGAATGTCTATGGAGGCTTAACTCCTATCAGAAGAGGTGGTGGTAACCAAACCAATTCGTTACGATTAGAAAACCCTGATGGTAAACAATACGTGTTACGCTCAATGGTTAAAGATGGAAGTCGTATTATGGGTGGTATTCTAAAAGGAACATTTTTAGTTGATGTAGTTCAAGATATTTTTACCATGTCGCACCCATATGCTGCTTTTGTTCTTCCTGATATGGCAGAATCCGTAAATATTTACCATACCAACCCCAAATTATACTACATGCCTAAGCAACCCGCTTTAGGTAAGCATAACGACATCTTTGGCGGACAGTTATACTTGTTAGAAGAACGACCTGCTGATGACCGTAGTGAATTAGACAACTTTGGAAATTCAGACGATATTATTAGCACATTTGATGTGTTAGAAAAAATTAGAAAAAACGGTAAGCACTCTATCGACCAAGAATGGGTAATTCGCTCTCGCTTATTTGATATGGTTATTGGTGACTGGGATAGACATGAAGATCAATGGCGATGGGCTTCTTTTAAAACCAAAGATGGTAAAAAATATTATCGCCCAATTCCAAGAGATAGAGACCAACCTTTTTCTAAGTTTGATGGAGTTATGATTCCGCTTTTTCAACAGTTTGCACCCTTAGTAAGAAATATGCAAACTTTTGACAACGATATCAAAAACATGAAATGGTACAACAATTATGCTCGCTTTTTTGATGCTGCTTTTTTAAATGAATTAACACTAGATGACTGGAATAAACAAGCTAAGTACATTCAACAACATTTAACTGATGAAGTAATTGAAAAATCAATCCAACAATTACCAAAGGTTATTTATGATATTGATGGAAAAGAAACCATTGCTAAAATTAAAGCTCGAAGAGATAAATTAAAAGAAATTGCTAAACGTTATTACACCAAACTAAACAAAGTTGTACATGTAGTTGGTACAGATAAAGACGATAAATTCATTATTAAACGTTTAAATGATGAAGAAACTAGCGTTGTTGTTTTTAGAAAAGATAATGAAATTTATAACCGTGTTTTCAAAACAAAAGAAACCAAAGAAATACAACTTTATGGTTTAAATGGAGATGATGAGTTTTTAATTTCTGGTGATGTACATGATGGTATTTTACTACGAATTATAGGGGGACAGAATCACGATGTATACACTGATAAATCATCTGTTGCAGGTTGGGGAAAGAAGACTAAAATCTACGATTTTAAATCAAAGAAAAATACAATAAACCCTAGTTCTGAAACTGCGGATTTACGTTCAAATAGTTACTTCAAAAACACCTATGATGCGCATGACATTAACAACAACACTACTGTTGTTTATCCGAGCTTAGGTAGCAATCCAGATGACGGTTTCTTTTTTGGTGCTTCGGTTACACATACACAACAAGGCTTTAAAAAACAACCCTTCGCTAGCCAACACACATTAGCGGCAAACTATTATTCTGCGACTAGTGGCTACGATTTAGAATACAATGGTGAATTTACAGAGTTAATTGGCAATTGGAGCTTACACTTACGTGCCAAAGCCACTAGCGATAACTATTCCTTTAATTTCTTTGGATGGGGAAATGAAAGTATTTACGACCAAAGTTTCAATTTGGATCATTATCGTGTTAAAAAAGAAGAAATTAGTTTTTCTCCTTCTTTATTAAAGCGCTTACGAGGTGGAAGTACCTTTAAAATTTCAGGTCTTTTTGAGGCTATTGAGATTGAAGATACACCTGGTAGATTTATTAATAATTTTGACAATCAACCTACAGCTATTTTTGATACTAATTATTTTTGGGGAGGTGAATTGAACTTTAATCACAACCGAGTAGACAATAGTAGTTTTCCTACCAAAGGTATGAACTTCGATTTAGCTGTTGGAGCTAAAGCCAACTTAGACGATTTCGACAGACGCTTTGGTTACATTAAAAGTTCTTTGGCTATGTATCAAAACCTAGTATTCAACCGCTCATTAGTTTTTGCTTCTGAAGTTGGAACTCAAATTAATGTAGGGAATCGTTTTGAAATTTACCAAGCGGCTACTTTAGGCGGTGACCGTAATTTACGTGGTTTTAACAGAGAACGTTTTTCTGGAACCGAAAGTTTTTATCATAGTAACGATTTACGTTTACGTTTTGGACGTATTCATACAGGAGTTATTCCTATAAAAGTTGGTATTACTGGTGGTTTTGATTACGGTCGAGTATGGTCTCCATATTCACCTAATTCAACGAAATGGCATACTAGTTATGGTGGTTCTTTTTGGCTAAGCGGAATCGACTTATTCACAGCTAATATTTCATACTTTAGAGGAACTTCTCAAGAAGACAGGGTAGCTTTTAGTATTGGTTTTTCTTTTTAA
- a CDS encoding DUF6882 domain-containing protein translates to MGLKEKRAVQTFKNESFPALEAEINNKAGFNVLLNIAWDTLVEDKFSHLYNDTFPKIYFQPLIEAIKAVNIDEIGGELLKNGLKEVKIVNENNEHNLERAITFVDGVLTINHSPIMNADKVEEKTERIVHLLETHLEEFAGSEASVESTENPNNIVGGKVDNTIKLSLPQLHNQYVALAFEKQDNLADIVEDLPWTCDMLQGTVTYGDLTFKMQVLGTYSHNEKSWLWAWANKQSGIPEQFLEASLQMKALGERHGIEDLLSSKIETEHDPGHYFSFVATGVNQASCYAPLPFKGLTVYVLLYTDIVDEKEINIPALICSHFSKTTTRMDFEHKHALFCYLVQKGYEVEVSGNNIVAKKGEDQILGIFDLKGRLLKLSNSTVPVGA, encoded by the coding sequence ATGGGTCTTAAAGAAAAAAGAGCAGTTCAAACATTTAAAAACGAATCATTTCCAGCATTAGAAGCGGAAATAAACAATAAAGCAGGATTTAATGTATTATTAAACATAGCATGGGATACGTTGGTAGAAGATAAGTTTTCTCACCTTTACAATGATACGTTTCCAAAAATATATTTTCAACCGTTAATTGAAGCAATCAAAGCTGTAAACATTGATGAAATTGGGGGAGAATTGCTAAAAAATGGATTAAAAGAAGTAAAAATTGTTAATGAAAATAACGAGCACAATTTAGAAAGAGCAATCACTTTTGTAGATGGGGTGTTAACTATTAATCACAGCCCAATTATGAATGCAGATAAGGTGGAAGAAAAAACAGAAAGAATTGTACACCTTTTAGAAACTCATTTAGAAGAATTTGCAGGAAGTGAAGCTAGTGTTGAAAGTACAGAAAACCCAAATAATATTGTAGGAGGGAAGGTAGATAACACTATAAAGTTGAGCTTACCTCAGTTGCACAACCAATATGTAGCTTTAGCTTTTGAAAAGCAAGATAACTTAGCAGATATTGTTGAGGATTTACCTTGGACTTGTGATATGCTTCAAGGAACGGTAACCTACGGTGATTTAACTTTTAAAATGCAGGTATTAGGAACCTACTCTCACAATGAAAAATCATGGTTATGGGCTTGGGCAAATAAACAAAGCGGTATTCCAGAACAATTTTTAGAAGCTTCATTACAAATGAAAGCTCTAGGAGAACGCCATGGAATAGAAGACTTACTTTCCTCAAAAATAGAAACAGAACACGATCCAGGACATTATTTCTCATTCGTAGCAACAGGAGTAAATCAGGCAAGTTGTTATGCACCATTACCTTTTAAAGGGCTTACTGTGTATGTATTATTATATACGGATATAGTTGATGAAAAAGAGATAAACATTCCTGCTTTAATTTGTTCACACTTCTCAAAAACAACTACTCGTATGGATTTTGAACACAAGCATGCATTGTTTTGCTATTTAGTTCAAAAAGGATATGAAGTTGAGGTATCAGGAAATAATATCGTTGCTAAAAAAGGAGAAGATCAAATTTTAGGAATTTTTGACCTAAAAGGAAGATTATTAAAGTTGTCTAACTCAACAGTTCCTGTAGGAGCTTAA
- a CDS encoding LytR/AlgR family response regulator transcription factor, which yields MIKAAIIEDEFNALNTLTKLLQYTQKDIEIVAKIDNVDEAIDFLSNNNLDLVFIDIELIGGNAFQILEALETINFKMIFTTAYDEFAIKAIKFDTVDYLLKPIDSDELNACIGRFRTEFEKDKKYTQALHKISELDKKEAQKTLLIKTTEEQHFLHVDDIVRCQSDGSYTVFYTTDKKIMSARNLKYYENILSTHAFARVHQSHLINIKYLASVSANTVKLSSGENVPLSSRKKTYLKQFLENFNTNTK from the coding sequence ATGATAAAAGCTGCTATAATAGAAGATGAGTTTAATGCGCTAAACACTTTAACAAAGCTGTTGCAATACACGCAAAAAGATATAGAAATTGTAGCTAAAATTGATAATGTAGATGAAGCTATAGATTTTTTAAGTAACAACAATTTAGACTTGGTATTTATAGACATTGAGTTGATTGGTGGAAATGCTTTTCAAATATTAGAAGCTTTAGAAACCATAAACTTTAAAATGATTTTTACCACAGCTTACGATGAGTTTGCTATAAAAGCAATTAAGTTTGATACGGTAGATTATTTATTAAAACCCATAGATTCTGATGAGTTAAATGCTTGTATAGGTCGTTTTAGAACTGAATTTGAAAAAGATAAAAAATATACACAAGCGCTACATAAAATAAGTGAATTAGATAAAAAAGAAGCTCAAAAAACATTGCTTATTAAAACTACTGAAGAGCAACATTTTTTGCATGTAGATGATATTGTACGTTGCCAATCTGATGGAAGTTATACCGTTTTTTATACTACAGATAAAAAAATAATGAGTGCTAGAAATTTAAAGTATTACGAAAATATTTTAAGCACACATGCCTTTGCTAGGGTACACCAATCTCACTTAATTAATATAAAATATTTAGCTTCAGTAAGTGCCAATACAGTTAAATTATCAAGTGGTGAAAACGTTCCTTTATCATCAAGAAAGAAGACGTATTTAAAGCAGTTTTTAGAGAACTTTAATACGAATACAAAATAG
- a CDS encoding DUF423 domain-containing protein, with protein sequence MTQQIVLITGALFGMLAVIFGAFGAHALKKILNEEQLKSFETGVKYQMYHALVLLFVGSYFDAPSSAVYYAFLIGIILFSFSIYGLVLSGAKGKKMTFLGPITPLGGLLLIVGWGLLIYNISQTIHS encoded by the coding sequence ATGACACAACAAATTGTATTAATTACAGGAGCTTTATTTGGTATGCTTGCTGTAATATTTGGAGCTTTTGGAGCACATGCTTTAAAGAAAATTTTAAATGAAGAGCAATTAAAATCATTTGAAACAGGTGTAAAATATCAAATGTATCATGCACTCGTTTTATTATTCGTTGGAAGTTATTTTGACGCACCTAGCTCAGCAGTATATTACGCTTTTCTAATTGGAATTATACTGTTTTCCTTTAGCATTTATGGTTTAGTATTATCTGGCGCTAAAGGTAAAAAAATGACCTTTTTAGGTCCTATTACTCCTTTAGGAGGTCTACTACTTATTGTTGGATGGGGTCTTTTAATATATAACATAAGCCAAACCATACACAGTTAA
- a CDS encoding nucleotidyltransferase family protein, giving the protein MQKTAILILAAGSASRMGKIKQLLPYKNTTLLEWTIEQAQKSTIKDVFCVLGANKNVIEKQLSTKTVEVIYNPNYKNGLSTSIVEGINLLQKHCFDNALIMLADQPHVTSEYLNSLIKVSKKNPSKIITSNYQGSVGVPAVFPKEYFNKLLNLKGDKGAKNFLLQHDDNIFKVNSSLNLLDIDTPEDYQYLLKQ; this is encoded by the coding sequence ATGCAAAAAACAGCAATTCTCATATTAGCTGCTGGAAGTGCTTCTCGAATGGGAAAAATAAAGCAACTGCTTCCTTATAAAAACACTACGTTACTGGAATGGACTATTGAACAAGCTCAAAAATCGACCATAAAAGATGTTTTTTGTGTATTGGGAGCTAATAAAAATGTGATTGAAAAGCAACTTTCAACAAAAACTGTTGAAGTCATTTACAACCCTAATTATAAAAACGGATTAAGTACTAGCATAGTAGAAGGAATTAATCTTTTACAAAAACACTGTTTTGACAATGCTCTAATAATGTTAGCAGATCAGCCTCATGTTACATCTGAATATTTGAACTCCTTAATTAAAGTTTCAAAAAAAAATCCTTCTAAAATAATTACTTCCAATTATCAAGGAAGTGTTGGAGTTCCTGCCGTATTTCCAAAAGAATATTTTAATAAGTTACTAAACTTAAAAGGTGATAAAGGAGCTAAAAATTTTCTATTACAACATGACGATAATATTTTCAAAGTAAACTCCTCTTTAAACTTACTAGATATTGATACTCCTGAAGATTATCAGTATTTATTAAAACAGTAA
- a CDS encoding M48 family metallopeptidase, whose translation MYQSTTLSELEKEHQDALTQAQNKMMEDLNLAQQNGDNDLIHQASVHFQNVAKELAEQYTKRIEEINELNLKNVTENIQEVYDNSRADIDLNALVYDGDRDYVLEFQEDELIQKTLERIKENNPVFKSRRHLLKSSLRLTKMLAPVLHEIGEHCKEVLKLKADIEFFVYQNDKFNASCYPPDEDKLYIILTSGILERFTKDELAFVIGHEIGHVLFEHFNYPVKHILDEGANDLAPIHAMKLYAWNRNAEISADRAGLLCCKSFEAAARTFFKLSSGVTSDSLDFKLNEYINQFSDLEEVLNDDTHDPSDWYSSHPFSPLRIKALELFNKSKTYELFNPEVKGEITEEAMELEIQRIMSLMEPEDLGNETEHSEKIQRFMFLGGYMISKADGVVDDSEIQALSSVVSPSVFAQCMLTIKGLTEQDIIDEIIALAKELDIVISVMQKLNILRDLSIISYADGSIDAAEVDVLYNLARQLYIKTEFIDRIISDAQGVD comes from the coding sequence ATGTATCAATCTACCACACTATCAGAATTAGAAAAAGAGCATCAAGACGCATTAACTCAGGCGCAAAATAAGATGATGGAAGATTTGAATCTTGCACAACAGAACGGTGATAACGATTTAATTCACCAAGCAAGTGTTCATTTTCAAAACGTAGCTAAAGAATTAGCAGAACAATACACTAAACGTATTGAAGAAATTAATGAGTTAAACCTTAAAAATGTAACAGAAAACATTCAAGAGGTGTATGATAATTCTAGAGCAGATATTGACTTAAACGCATTGGTATATGACGGTGATCGAGATTATGTTTTAGAGTTTCAAGAAGATGAGTTAATTCAAAAAACCTTAGAAAGAATAAAAGAAAACAATCCAGTTTTTAAATCGAGAAGACATTTGTTGAAATCAAGTTTACGATTAACAAAAATGTTAGCTCCAGTGCTTCACGAAATTGGAGAGCATTGTAAAGAGGTTTTAAAATTGAAAGCTGATATTGAGTTTTTTGTGTATCAAAACGATAAATTCAATGCGTCATGTTATCCGCCAGATGAAGATAAACTGTATATTATTTTAACTTCAGGAATTTTAGAACGTTTTACAAAAGACGAGTTAGCTTTTGTCATTGGTCATGAAATAGGGCATGTATTATTCGAACACTTTAATTATCCAGTAAAACATATTTTAGACGAAGGAGCAAACGATTTAGCGCCAATTCATGCGATGAAGTTATATGCATGGAATCGTAACGCTGAAATTAGTGCCGATAGAGCTGGTTTATTATGTTGTAAGAGCTTTGAGGCAGCAGCAAGAACATTCTTTAAGCTATCGTCTGGAGTAACTTCTGATTCTTTAGATTTTAAACTAAACGAGTATATCAATCAGTTTTCAGATTTAGAAGAAGTTTTAAATGATGACACACATGATCCGTCAGATTGGTATAGCAGTCACCCGTTTAGTCCACTTCGTATTAAAGCTTTAGAGTTATTCAATAAGAGTAAAACGTATGAGTTATTCAACCCTGAAGTTAAAGGAGAAATAACAGAGGAAGCGATGGAGCTAGAAATACAACGAATTATGTCGTTAATGGAACCAGAAGACTTAGGAAATGAAACTGAGCATTCAGAAAAAATTCAACGTTTTATGTTCTTAGGTGGTTATATGATTTCAAAGGCAGATGGAGTTGTGGATGATTCTGAAATACAGGCGTTGAGTAGTGTGGTGTCTCCATCAGTTTTTGCTCAGTGTATGTTAACTATTAAAGGATTAACAGAGCAAGATATTATTGATGAGATTATAGCGCTAGCAAAAGAGTTGGATATTGTAATTTCTGTGATGCAAAAATTAAATATTCTAAGAGATTTATCTATTATATCTTATGCGGATGGAAGCATAGATGCTGCTGAAGTTGATGTACTTTACAATTTAGCAAGACAATTATATATAAAAACAGAATTTATTGATAGAATTATCAGCGACGCCCAAGGCGTTGATTAA
- a CDS encoding tetratricopeptide repeat-containing sensor histidine kinase, giving the protein MFLVTRTNFLYAISICVFFAACTKNKVDKKLQEYLYTIDSISQQKPNEGLRKIDSLLEKKQNSKNEALLLFSKGELFYLNDKLVEAKNIHLETYRLFTKLKDDYNKGRSLITLSATCMKLNELEEAQKYALEALEIGKKIKNTRLQAKANNQLFNLHFILKDYEQALFYIKRSEELFTDPNDPNSIIAIKSNIAGVYLMLKQYNKALEQFSEALALGESAKDPKTIVSVLNNIGYTYLEAKRFEESEKFLRGAVKLNQKIKTINGAPYKGLGTLFLVTNRLDSAAVNYNKAMSIYKSKNNLSEEVEIRDKLISIAILKKQYEVALNHQIIRDSIEVVKNKKQNKKLLHFANVNYKIKEKEIALTHQKEINKQNWWLGISVIVSLVLILIIALFIGYNNKLRAANKASKLEQRLLRAQMNPHFIFNTLAAIQNITLEGNPVKSSNYIAKFSKLIRQNFDYVRKEEISLEEELAMISNYIDTQQLRFNNSFSYHIHISENCDTKQVKVPPMLLQPFVENAIEYGLKEKKSGGILSLNIRKTAQELFFEIEDNGVGRKQKKSQEKIAKDLHATDIFIERLQIRNKGEEKSFTIEDLHDKEGNPSGTKVVFKLKL; this is encoded by the coding sequence ATGTTTTTGGTAACCAGAACCAACTTTTTATACGCTATTAGTATTTGTGTTTTTTTTGCAGCTTGTACGAAAAATAAAGTAGATAAAAAACTACAAGAATATTTATATACTATTGATAGCATTTCTCAGCAAAAACCCAATGAAGGGTTAAGAAAAATTGATAGTTTATTAGAAAAGAAACAAAATTCTAAAAACGAAGCGCTATTATTATTTAGTAAAGGAGAATTATTTTACTTAAACGATAAATTAGTAGAGGCTAAAAATATTCATTTAGAAACGTATAGGTTATTTACAAAACTAAAAGACGATTATAATAAAGGTAGGAGCTTAATAACATTAAGTGCTACTTGTATGAAATTAAATGAGCTAGAGGAGGCTCAGAAGTACGCATTAGAAGCTTTAGAAATAGGAAAAAAAATAAAAAACACAAGGTTACAAGCCAAGGCAAATAATCAGCTATTCAATCTTCATTTTATATTAAAAGACTACGAACAGGCATTGTTTTACATAAAAAGGTCTGAAGAATTATTTACCGATCCAAATGATCCTAATTCAATTATAGCAATTAAAAGTAATATTGCAGGCGTCTATTTAATGTTAAAGCAATATAACAAAGCCCTAGAACAATTTTCAGAGGCATTGGCTTTGGGTGAGTCTGCAAAAGACCCTAAGACAATTGTAAGTGTTCTTAATAATATTGGATATACGTATTTGGAAGCAAAACGTTTTGAAGAATCGGAGAAGTTCTTACGAGGAGCAGTAAAACTTAACCAAAAAATTAAAACAATTAACGGAGCTCCGTATAAAGGATTAGGAACCCTTTTTTTGGTAACGAATAGGTTAGATTCGGCAGCAGTAAATTATAATAAGGCAATGTCAATCTACAAAAGTAAAAACAACCTTTCAGAAGAAGTAGAAATACGAGATAAATTAATATCAATAGCCATACTTAAAAAACAGTATGAAGTAGCACTTAACCATCAAATTATACGAGATAGTATAGAGGTGGTAAAAAATAAAAAACAAAATAAAAAACTACTTCATTTTGCCAATGTAAACTATAAAATAAAAGAAAAAGAAATAGCGTTAACACATCAAAAAGAAATAAATAAACAAAATTGGTGGTTAGGAATTAGTGTAATTGTTTCGTTGGTACTTATTTTAATTATAGCATTGTTTATTGGATATAATAATAAATTAAGAGCAGCCAATAAAGCATCTAAATTAGAACAGCGATTGCTTAGAGCCCAAATGAATCCACACTTTATATTCAACACCTTAGCGGCGATACAAAACATAACGTTAGAAGGAAACCCAGTAAAATCTTCAAACTATATAGCTAAGTTTTCAAAACTCATTCGACAAAATTTTGATTATGTTCGAAAAGAAGAAATTAGTTTAGAAGAAGAACTAGCTATGATTTCTAACTATATAGATACACAGCAATTACGCTTTAACAATAGTTTTAGTTATCACATACATATTTCTGAAAACTGTGATACAAAACAAGTAAAAGTACCTCCAATGCTATTACAACCTTTTGTAGAAAATGCTATTGAATATGGTTTGAAAGAAAAGAAATCAGGAGGAATATTGAGTCTCAATATTCGAAAAACAGCACAAGAACTGTTTTTTGAAATTGAAGATAATGGAGTAGGAAGAAAGCAAAAAAAGAGTCAAGAAAAAATAGCAAAAGATTTACACGCTACCGATATTTTTATTGAAAGACTACAGATAAGAAATAAAGGGGAAGAAAAATCTTTTACCATAGAAGATTTACACGATAAAGAAGGAAATCCATCAGGAACAAAAGTTGTATTTAAATTAAAGTTATAA
- a CDS encoding SdiA-regulated domain-containing protein, with the protein MKKLLLPLLTILLITSCTNYGQLKLVSYLSEDLKEVSGVEKSNDLNVLWMHNDSGNAAELFKVSTQGKILQKRALAVKNHDWEDITSDINGNIYIADFGNNNNKRKNLVILKIKEEELLKGDNVEVEKIQFSYPNQTKFPPKKKDRFFDAESLIYKDGFLYIFTKSRVKNKQGKTMLYKVPATKGEYTAKYISEYTNCDALHCAITAAAISPDKQKVVLLTHQSVLVYANFKEDDFFSGDVKEYSFNHVSQKEGVTFKNNTTLYITDEAAKGGNSKLYEFVIKD; encoded by the coding sequence ATGAAAAAGCTATTATTACCATTGTTAACCATTTTATTAATTACTAGTTGTACCAATTATGGGCAACTGAAGCTAGTGTCGTACTTATCGGAAGATTTAAAAGAAGTTTCTGGAGTAGAGAAAAGTAACGACTTAAATGTACTATGGATGCATAACGACAGTGGTAATGCAGCGGAATTATTTAAAGTTAGTACGCAAGGAAAAATTTTACAAAAAAGAGCATTAGCAGTGAAAAATCACGATTGGGAAGACATAACTTCTGATATCAATGGAAACATATACATCGCCGATTTTGGTAACAATAATAACAAAAGAAAGAACTTAGTAATTCTAAAAATTAAGGAAGAAGAATTGCTAAAAGGAGACAATGTTGAGGTAGAAAAAATACAATTTTCATATCCCAATCAAACTAAGTTTCCGCCCAAAAAGAAAGACCGTTTTTTTGATGCAGAATCGTTAATTTATAAAGATGGGTTTCTGTATATTTTTACCAAAAGTAGGGTTAAAAATAAGCAAGGTAAAACAATGTTGTATAAAGTTCCGGCAACAAAAGGAGAGTATACTGCTAAATATATTTCCGAGTATACAAACTGCGATGCTTTACATTGTGCAATTACAGCAGCAGCAATATCTCCTGATAAACAAAAAGTAGTTTTGTTAACACATCAATCCGTATTAGTATATGCCAATTTTAAAGAAGATGATTTTTTTAGCGGAGATGTAAAAGAGTATTCTTTTAACCATGTTTCTCAAAAAGAAGGGGTTACTTTTAAAAATAATACAACGCTTTACATAACTGATGAAGCCGCTAAAGGAGGAAACAGCAAGCTATATGAATTTGTAATAAAAGATTAA